A single window of Lytechinus variegatus isolate NC3 chromosome 8, Lvar_3.0, whole genome shotgun sequence DNA harbors:
- the LOC121420753 gene encoding succinate dehydrogenase cytochrome b560 subunit, mitochondrial-like, translating into MALLLRGVCRNHQLLARLQPMMTSRVTMAMTAQQEQDKFWEKNKQLKRPMSPHLTIYSPQVTSMLSITHRGTGVGLTVGIYALGLSMSVLPHDFAYYLDAIKSLSYGPSLLFLTKMAIVWPMAYHTLNGVRHLAWDTGYGFDIKTLYKTGYFVLGLSFVVTAGIAML; encoded by the exons GGGAGTATGCAGGAATCATCAGCTTCTTGCCAGGCTGCAACCCATGATGACAAGCAG ggttaccatggcaatgacAGCTCAGCAGGAGCAAGATAAATTTTGGGAGAAGAACAAGCAACTGAAAAGACCGATGTCTCCTCATCTCACCATATACAG TCCCCAGGTGACATCAATGTTGTCAATTACACACAGAGGAACCGGTGTTGGACTTACTGTTG GTATCTATGCTCTAGGTTTATCAATGAGTGTCTTGCCGCATGACTTTGCGTACTACCTAGATGCCATCAAGTCTCTTTCATACGGTCCATCGCTCCTCTTCCTCACCAAGATGGCGATCGTCTGGCCAATGGCCTACCATACACTCAACGGCGTCAGGCATCTG GCGTGGGACACCGGCTatggctttgatatcaagacACTCTACAAGACAGGCTACTTTGTGCTTGGTCTTTCATTCGTAGTTACAGCTGGGATCGCTATGttataa